In Methanosarcina barkeri MS, a single window of DNA contains:
- the ade gene encoding adenine deaminase, which translates to MKKYSGIIIDAVSRRQFKGEITVENGKIISVEEKEHDNEQYILPGLVDAHVHIESSMTVPSVFARMAVAKGTVAVVSDPHEIANVMGEEGIEFMLEDAKRSPLKVYFGVPSCVPATPFESSGAALDAEAVDRLLVKDDLCYLSEMMNFPGVILGFPDVMAKLESAKKYGKIIDGHAPGLRGADLQKYIAAGISTDHECFEYEEAVEKINLGMKILIREGSSARNFETLYKLIDEYPESVMLCTDDSHPDTLIYEGHIDKLLRRGQEEGLDIYNLIRAAVINPVEHYGLNVGMLREGDPADFIIVDDLKVFNVLKTFIDGNCVYDDGKVLFSVEKAPAKNVFNRSKISIDDVKLAVPASGSNGEQMKKIRVIVAQDGELVTGQELALPKVENGNLVSDPARDILKMVVLSRYADDPVQIGFIKNIGLKKGAIASSIAHDSHNIIAVGATDEDIVEAVNRLVENQGGIVVGTKENLIDLPLEVSGLMSTLDGKEVASSYEQLNEEARKLGTSLMSPFMTLSFMSLLVIPELKLGDKGLFDVTKFEFVELFAGE; encoded by the coding sequence ATGAAAAAATACTCGGGGATTATTATTGACGCCGTTTCCAGGCGGCAGTTCAAAGGAGAAATTACCGTTGAAAACGGAAAGATTATTAGTGTCGAAGAAAAGGAACACGATAACGAGCAGTACATCCTGCCCGGTCTTGTGGACGCCCACGTGCATATAGAAAGCTCCATGACCGTGCCTTCAGTTTTTGCCCGGATGGCTGTTGCAAAAGGAACGGTTGCAGTTGTCAGCGATCCCCATGAGATTGCAAATGTTATGGGGGAAGAGGGCATTGAGTTTATGCTTGAAGATGCAAAAAGATCCCCTCTGAAAGTCTATTTTGGAGTTCCCTCGTGTGTGCCAGCCACACCTTTTGAATCCTCAGGAGCAGCACTTGATGCAGAAGCTGTTGACCGCCTGCTGGTAAAAGATGATCTGTGTTACCTTTCCGAGATGATGAATTTCCCAGGTGTGATTTTAGGATTCCCAGACGTAATGGCGAAACTGGAATCCGCAAAAAAGTACGGCAAAATTATAGACGGTCATGCTCCCGGCCTGAGGGGAGCAGATCTTCAGAAATACATCGCTGCAGGGATTTCAACAGACCATGAGTGCTTCGAATACGAAGAAGCTGTTGAGAAAATAAATCTCGGGATGAAGATCCTCATAAGAGAAGGAAGTTCAGCCAGGAATTTTGAAACTCTGTACAAATTGATAGATGAATATCCCGAATCGGTTATGCTCTGCACCGATGATTCCCATCCTGATACTCTGATATATGAGGGACATATCGATAAGCTTCTCAGGCGCGGGCAGGAAGAAGGACTTGATATTTATAACCTCATAAGGGCAGCGGTTATCAATCCTGTGGAACATTACGGACTTAATGTCGGAATGCTGCGCGAGGGAGATCCTGCCGATTTTATTATTGTTGACGACCTGAAAGTGTTCAATGTGCTGAAGACCTTTATTGACGGAAATTGCGTTTACGATGACGGAAAGGTTCTTTTTTCAGTTGAAAAAGCTCCTGCAAAAAACGTATTTAACAGAAGCAAAATTTCAATTGACGATGTAAAACTGGCTGTGCCTGCTTCCGGGAGTAACGGGGAACAAATGAAAAAAATCCGGGTAATAGTTGCCCAGGATGGAGAACTGGTCACAGGTCAGGAATTGGCACTTCCAAAAGTAGAAAACGGAAATTTGGTTTCAGATCCTGCCAGGGATATTTTGAAAATGGTTGTTCTGAGCAGGTATGCCGATGACCCTGTCCAGATCGGTTTCATTAAGAACATAGGCCTGAAAAAAGGAGCTATTGCAAGCAGCATTGCTCACGACAGTCATAATATAATTGCAGTCGGAGCAACGGACGAGGATATAGTTGAAGCCGTCAACAGGCTGGTCGAAAACCAGGGGGGAATCGTTGTCGGGACCAAAGAAAATCTTATTGATCTTCCACTGGAGGTTTCAGGCCTTATGAGCACTCTGGATGGAAAAGAAGTGGCTTCAAGTTACGAACAGTTAAATGAAGAAGCCCGGAAACTGGGAACCTCGCTTATGTCACCTTTTATGACACTTTCATTTATGTCGCTTCTGGTAATTCCTGAACTTAAATTGGGAGATAAAGGCCTGTTTGATGTGACGAAATTCGAATTTGTTGAGCTTTTTGCGGGTGAATAA